Proteins from a single region of Streptomyces sp. Tu 3180:
- a CDS encoding flotillin family protein, which translates to MSPVLIAVVGVVVLLVLLALVVVTRYKVAGPSEAFIVTGRRGKKSTDPATGRVFTDNSGQKVVVGGGVFVVPFVQQKFTLDLSSRHIPVAVRGAVTLRGVKANLEGVAIVKVGGTEDSIRAAAQRFLQQQEGIVGFTQEVLSGALRSIVGRMSVEDIIRDRAAFAGQVAEEAEASLSGQGLVLDAFQIQDITTEGSYLEDLGRPEAARARQEADIAEAVARRASEQARLKAEEEIAIAQRTFALKQAEIKAETDEAAARAAAAGPLAEAARRQEVLQEQEKVAARQAALTDRELDTQVRKPADAARYRAEQEAEARRIALVKEAEAAAERARLTGEGEKAHRAALADAVRIEGAAEAAAIAAKGAAEADAMHKRADAFERYGDAAVLQMLVEVLPQVVGKAAEPLAAVDKLTVISTDGAGQLPRTVADNVAQGVELLSSTTGVDLAELLQGLARRGTQAPPAPAEPANGKVGITE; encoded by the coding sequence ATGAGCCCTGTACTGATCGCCGTGGTGGGAGTCGTCGTACTCCTGGTCCTGCTGGCCCTCGTGGTGGTCACCCGCTACAAGGTGGCGGGACCCAGCGAGGCGTTCATCGTCACCGGACGACGCGGCAAGAAGTCCACCGACCCCGCGACCGGCCGGGTCTTCACCGACAACAGCGGCCAGAAGGTCGTGGTCGGCGGCGGCGTCTTCGTCGTGCCCTTCGTCCAGCAGAAGTTCACCCTCGACCTGTCCAGCCGGCACATCCCGGTGGCCGTCCGGGGCGCGGTCACCCTGCGCGGCGTGAAGGCCAACCTGGAGGGCGTCGCCATCGTCAAGGTCGGCGGCACCGAGGACTCGATCCGCGCCGCCGCCCAGCGCTTCCTGCAACAGCAGGAAGGCATCGTCGGGTTCACCCAGGAGGTGCTGTCCGGCGCGCTGCGCTCCATCGTCGGGCGGATGTCGGTCGAGGACATCATCCGTGACCGCGCCGCCTTCGCGGGACAGGTCGCCGAGGAGGCCGAGGCCAGCCTGTCCGGGCAGGGCCTGGTGCTGGACGCCTTCCAGATCCAGGACATCACCACCGAGGGCTCCTACCTGGAGGACCTCGGGCGGCCCGAGGCGGCCCGCGCCCGGCAGGAGGCCGACATCGCCGAGGCCGTCGCCCGGCGCGCCTCCGAGCAGGCCCGGCTCAAGGCGGAGGAGGAGATCGCGATCGCGCAGCGCACCTTCGCCCTGAAGCAGGCCGAGATCAAGGCGGAGACGGACGAGGCCGCCGCCCGTGCCGCCGCCGCCGGCCCGCTCGCCGAGGCCGCCCGGCGGCAGGAGGTCCTGCAGGAGCAGGAGAAGGTCGCCGCCCGGCAGGCCGCGCTGACCGACCGCGAGCTGGACACCCAGGTCCGCAAGCCCGCCGACGCCGCCCGGTACCGGGCCGAGCAGGAGGCCGAGGCCCGCCGCATCGCGCTGGTCAAGGAGGCCGAGGCGGCGGCCGAGCGGGCACGGCTCACCGGTGAGGGCGAGAAGGCGCACCGCGCGGCGCTCGCCGACGCCGTGCGCATCGAGGGCGCCGCCGAGGCGGCCGCGATCGCCGCCAAGGGCGCGGCGGAGGCCGACGCCATGCACAAGAGGGCCGACGCCTTCGAGCGGTACGGCGACGCCGCGGTGCTCCAGATGCTGGTCGAGGTGCTGCCGCAGGTCGTCGGCAAGGCCGCCGAGCCGCTGGCCGCCGTGGACAAGCTGACCGTCATCTCCACGGACGGCGCGGGACAGCTTCCGCGCACGGTCGCCGACAACGTCGCCCAGGGCGTGGAACTGCTCAGCTCCACCACCGGCGTCGACCTCGCCGAGCTCCTCCAGGGCCTCGCCCGGCGCGGTACGCAGGCGCCCCCCGCCCCGGCCGAGCCGGCCAACGGCAAGGTCGGCATCACCGAGTGA